A window of the Deinococcota bacterium genome harbors these coding sequences:
- a CDS encoding rhomboid family intramembrane serine protease, with product LGLALALLAAYGVQTWLERALGPDAAHAAAAFLLNFSQVPESDAPWRYLSTAFVHASLGSSFGLLHVGFNVWVLFDLGRLYEARRHWGSLLAAFVFGTAAGAYLTSVMQAGDQLVLVGASGGVLGVAGALLADTLNSKNPYDRSLTRSLLQWVAIIMVLSVAIPQVSLWGHAGGLLGGLLWGFLRQGLGPANAALPDRVAGAASLLAIGWALAMVAGWLLRYT from the coding sequence CCCTCGGCCTGGCGCTGGCGCTCCTGGCGGCCTACGGGGTGCAGACCTGGCTCGAGCGCGCGCTCGGGCCCGACGCCGCCCACGCCGCCGCGGCCTTTCTGCTCAACTTTTCGCAGGTGCCCGAGTCCGACGCGCCCTGGCGCTACCTCTCGACCGCCTTTGTGCACGCCAGCCTGGGCTCGAGCTTCGGCCTCTTGCACGTCGGCTTCAACGTCTGGGTGCTCTTCGACCTGGGCCGGCTCTACGAGGCGCGCCGGCACTGGGGCAGCCTTCTGGCGGCCTTTGTCTTCGGCACGGCGGCGGGCGCCTACCTGACGTCCGTCATGCAGGCGGGCGACCAGCTCGTCTTAGTCGGCGCCTCGGGCGGCGTCCTGGGCGTGGCCGGGGCGCTCTTGGCCGACACCCTGAACAGCAAGAATCCCTACGACCGCTCCCTCACGCGCTCGCTCCTGCAGTGGGTGGCCATCATCATGGTCCTCTCGGTCGCCATCCCCCAGGTCTCGCTCTGGGGCCACGCGGGCGGGCTTCTGGGCGGGCTGCTGTGGGGCTTCTTGCGCCAGGGCCTGGGTCCCGCCAACGCCGCCCTGCCCGACCGCGTCGCGGG